The following coding sequences are from one Lysinibacillus sp. FSL W8-0992 window:
- a CDS encoding YitT family protein: MNQSQDVKASILEYVYVIVGAAIVAIGFNVFLLPNQVASGGVSGISTILHGLFGWNPGLVQYAFNIPLFLAGVLILGKKFGVKSFVGTITLPFIVLLTNNWEPWTDNPLLGALFGGIVVGLGIGLVFKGNASTGGTDLLAQIITKYTGFSLGTSVLLIDGIIAISAAIVFDLEKGLYALIGLYVTTKTIDIIQLGFSQSKMVYIITLKQDEVRDAIYAEIDRGVTKLPAIGGYTGEARPVLMVVVYQTEFTKLKQLIKSVDPSAFVIVSDAYEVLGEGFKRA; the protein is encoded by the coding sequence ATGAATCAATCACAAGATGTAAAGGCAAGTATTCTGGAATATGTGTATGTAATTGTTGGTGCCGCAATAGTGGCAATTGGTTTTAATGTATTTTTACTACCAAATCAAGTAGCTTCAGGAGGCGTTAGTGGCATAAGTACCATTTTACATGGCTTATTTGGCTGGAATCCTGGACTAGTACAATATGCATTTAATATCCCGTTGTTTTTAGCTGGAGTTCTAATACTTGGTAAAAAGTTTGGCGTAAAGTCTTTTGTTGGTACAATAACGTTACCGTTTATCGTCTTATTAACGAATAATTGGGAACCTTGGACTGATAACCCTTTACTTGGTGCACTTTTTGGAGGAATTGTTGTCGGATTAGGAATAGGTCTAGTCTTTAAGGGGAATGCTTCTACTGGTGGCACTGATTTACTAGCTCAAATTATTACAAAGTATACCGGATTTTCGCTTGGTACAAGTGTACTATTAATTGATGGAATTATCGCAATTAGTGCAGCAATTGTTTTTGACTTAGAAAAAGGACTCTATGCCTTAATCGGCCTTTATGTCACAACAAAAACGATTGATATTATTCAGCTTGGATTTAGTCAATCTAAAATGGTGTATATTATTACGTTGAAACAAGATGAAGTGCGTGATGCGATATATGCTGAAATTGATCGTGGTGTGACAAAATTGCCAGCAATTGGCGGTTATACTGGAGAAGCACGACCAGTTTTAATGGTTGTTGTCTATCAAACAGAGTTCACAAAGCTGAAACAACTCATTAAAAGCGTTGATCCATCTGCGTTTGTCATCGTTTCTGATGCCTATGAGGTGTTAGGTGAAGGTTTCAAGCGCGCATAA
- a CDS encoding sensor histidine kinase produces MGWKLFLRDYATFFIFQLILVGFIMVLYWLDGFRNVDTAIYSVSISLVLLCSFLLIRYLMRQSYLNKLLHLPKSMEDVLQKNAKTPEAMQVEKYMHELYRLYQHELHSLYASQKRHDQFMNQWVHQMKTPISVIEMLLQDERPLDKKNVQEEIDRLRRGLDMVLVNARLENFEEDMQVEQIPLKAIVTATVNENKRLFITNRVFPEIHIEDDMIVASDSKWLRFIIGQFVTNAVKYTFEENKKIVISAIKKDDYIQLAICDEGIGIPASDLSRVTKAFFTGENGRKTGESTGMGLYLAKEICEKLGHQLDITSEVGKGTIVTVTFTN; encoded by the coding sequence ATGGGTTGGAAATTATTTTTGCGAGATTATGCAACATTTTTTATCTTCCAGCTAATTTTAGTTGGTTTTATTATGGTATTGTATTGGCTCGACGGCTTTCGTAACGTTGATACTGCTATTTACTCTGTAAGTATTAGTTTGGTATTGCTATGCTCATTTTTACTTATTCGCTATTTAATGCGGCAAAGTTATTTGAACAAATTATTGCATCTCCCAAAATCAATGGAGGATGTACTACAAAAAAATGCCAAGACACCAGAGGCGATGCAAGTAGAAAAATATATGCATGAACTATATCGTCTTTACCAGCACGAGCTGCATTCGTTATATGCTAGTCAAAAGCGACACGATCAATTTATGAATCAATGGGTACACCAGATGAAAACCCCCATTTCAGTCATCGAGATGCTATTACAGGATGAGCGTCCTCTCGATAAAAAGAATGTTCAAGAGGAAATTGATCGCTTACGTAGAGGATTGGATATGGTGCTTGTCAATGCGCGACTGGAAAACTTTGAAGAGGATATGCAAGTAGAGCAGATTCCCTTAAAAGCGATTGTCACTGCAACTGTTAATGAAAATAAACGTTTATTTATAACGAATAGAGTTTTTCCAGAAATTCATATAGAGGATGACATGATCGTAGCGAGTGATTCAAAATGGCTTCGCTTTATTATTGGGCAATTCGTTACAAACGCAGTGAAATATACATTTGAAGAAAATAAAAAAATTGTGATATCTGCCATTAAAAAAGATGATTATATTCAGTTAGCAATTTGTGATGAAGGAATTGGTATTCCTGCTTCTGACCTTTCACGTGTGACTAAAGCCTTTTTTACGGGAGAGAATGGGCGTAAAACTGGGGAATCCACAGGTATGGGCTTATATTTAGCAAAGGAAATCTGTGAAAAACTAGGGCATCAATTGGACATTACATCTGAAGTAGGTAAAGGTACGATTGTCACCGTGACATTTACAAATTAG
- a CDS encoding response regulator transcription factor, whose protein sequence is MEKHRIFIVEDDVKIASLLAETLRKYQYEVETIQEFDHLIEEFTTFNPHMVLLDINLPAYDGYYWCRQLRQHTTCPIIFISARSGEMDQIFALENGGDDFITKPFNYEIVLAKIRSHLRRTYGEYAARQEERTIKQGQLVLHLERMELHKNDLEIPLQKKECIILELLMGQAPKVVTREQLLEELWDDQAFVDENTLNVNMTRVRKKLADYNISSTIETVRGAGYRFILSAGEL, encoded by the coding sequence ATGGAGAAGCATCGAATATTTATTGTCGAGGATGATGTAAAGATTGCATCATTGCTTGCAGAAACACTTAGAAAATATCAATACGAAGTGGAAACAATCCAAGAATTTGACCATCTAATTGAAGAGTTTACAACGTTTAATCCACATATGGTATTGCTTGATATAAATTTACCAGCGTATGACGGCTATTATTGGTGTCGTCAGTTACGTCAACATACAACATGTCCAATCATTTTCATTTCAGCAAGATCTGGGGAAATGGATCAAATTTTTGCGCTTGAAAATGGAGGTGACGATTTTATTACAAAGCCATTCAATTATGAAATTGTTTTGGCTAAAATCCGTAGTCACTTGCGTCGTACATATGGCGAGTATGCGGCTAGGCAAGAAGAACGAACGATTAAGCAAGGGCAGCTTGTATTGCATTTAGAGCGTATGGAGTTGCACAAAAATGATTTAGAAATTCCATTGCAGAAAAAAGAATGTATCATTTTAGAGCTGTTAATGGGCCAGGCACCAAAAGTTGTTACGCGCGAGCAATTGTTAGAAGAGCTATGGGACGACCAAGCATTTGTCGATGAAAATACGTTGAATGTTAATATGACGCGTGTGCGTAAAAAGCTAGCAGATTATAATATTTCGTCAACAATTGAGACAGTCCGCGGAGCAGGTTATCGCTTTATATTAAGTGCGGGTGAACTGTAA
- a CDS encoding lipoate--protein ligase, which yields MIFVDNKGIHDPRINLAIEEYLLKTMDVEKEPVLLFYINQPSIIIGKNQNTIEEINTDYVEDNGIIVVRRLSGGGAVYHDLGNLNFSFITNDDGDSFMNYKKFTQPVVDALAKMGVNAELSGRNDILAEGRKVSGNAQFSTKGRMFSHGTLMFDTEIDAVVSALKVKKDKIESKGIKSIRSRVANISEFLKDKMTIEEFRLEILKSIFGGEENIRYYELTDEDWTNIQKLSAERYQTWEWNYGKSPRFNIQKTHRFPSGGIDIRLEVKHGVIEEAHIFGDFFGVGDMADVEQRLVGTNYDRVAIAKALADIDIPTYFGGVSTEEFLQLIY from the coding sequence ATGATTTTCGTTGATAATAAAGGGATACATGATCCACGCATTAACCTTGCCATTGAGGAGTATTTATTAAAGACAATGGACGTTGAGAAGGAGCCAGTGCTGTTATTTTACATAAATCAGCCATCCATCATTATTGGGAAGAATCAAAATACGATAGAAGAAATTAATACAGACTATGTGGAGGATAACGGTATTATCGTTGTGCGCCGTCTCTCTGGTGGTGGTGCGGTGTATCACGATCTTGGAAACCTAAACTTTAGTTTTATTACAAACGACGATGGCGATAGTTTTATGAATTATAAAAAATTCACTCAGCCTGTTGTAGATGCGCTTGCAAAAATGGGCGTAAACGCTGAACTGTCAGGTCGTAACGATATTTTAGCAGAAGGACGTAAAGTTTCTGGGAACGCGCAGTTTTCTACTAAAGGCCGTATGTTTAGTCACGGGACATTAATGTTTGATACAGAAATTGATGCTGTTGTATCTGCATTAAAGGTAAAGAAAGATAAAATCGAATCAAAGGGCATTAAATCGATACGTTCTCGCGTAGCAAATATTTCGGAATTTTTAAAGGATAAAATGACTATAGAAGAATTCCGCCTAGAAATTTTAAAGTCCATTTTCGGAGGTGAAGAAAATATTCGCTATTATGAGCTAACTGACGAAGATTGGACGAATATTCAAAAATTATCCGCTGAACGCTATCAAACATGGGAATGGAATTACGGTAAATCGCCACGCTTTAATATTCAAAAAACACATCGTTTCCCTTCAGGTGGAATTGATATCCGTTTAGAGGTGAAGCATGGTGTTATTGAAGAAGCACATATTTTCGGTGATTTCTTCGGTGTAGGCGATATGGCTGATGTAGAACAACGTCTAGTTGGGACAAACTATGACCGTGTAGCGATTGCAAAGGCTTTAGCAGATATCGACATACCAACTTACTTTGGTGGTGTCTCAACAGAAGAGTTTTTACAATTAATATATTAA
- a CDS encoding fatty acid--CoA ligase family protein codes for MNLVSCVRQQAAEQPEKIAYHFMGKDTTYGEFEQTIGRFAQGLQDLGVQKGDHVAFLLGNTPHYLIALYATMRLGATAIPVNPIYTPDEISYILRNGDVKAVIALDALLPLVEVGVQAFPEVETFVVCETTADVAEKVAALSEEAKAKTHLFSKIIARATESLEPADVADDETAIILYTSGTTGNPKGAMLSHGNVYSNARDVSTYLGYRADDRIIATLPVFHVFALTVVVNAPLISGATVLLAPRFSPSEIFTLAKEQQATVFAGVPTMYNFLHLLPDGKPEDFSTIRLAISGGASLPVALLHNFEQKFNVRVSEGYGLSEASPVTCFNPLDRERKAGSIGTSINNVENRVVDINGREVPVGEVGELVVRGPNVMKGYYKMPEETAMAIRDGWLYTGDLAKVDDEGYFYIVDRKKDMIIVGGYNVYPREVEEVLFAHDNIVEAAVVGYPDLNFGEAVHAYIVLKEGTATTADDILEYCAKHMVKYKVPKVVEILDELPKNTTGKILRRSLKATTV; via the coding sequence TTGAATTTAGTTTCATGTGTTCGTCAACAAGCAGCAGAGCAACCGGAAAAAATTGCGTATCATTTTATGGGGAAAGATACGACGTATGGGGAATTTGAACAAACAATTGGTCGCTTTGCACAGGGGTTACAAGATTTAGGGGTACAAAAAGGGGACCATGTGGCGTTTTTACTCGGCAATACGCCACATTATTTAATTGCTTTATATGCAACGATGCGTTTAGGAGCTACAGCAATTCCTGTAAATCCAATTTATACGCCAGATGAGATTTCTTATATTTTACGTAATGGAGATGTCAAGGCGGTTATTGCGCTCGATGCATTGCTTCCATTAGTAGAAGTAGGTGTACAAGCGTTTCCAGAAGTTGAGACATTTGTAGTTTGTGAAACAACAGCAGATGTAGCTGAAAAAGTAGCTGCTTTATCGGAAGAGGCAAAAGCGAAAACGCATTTATTTTCAAAGATCATTGCGCGTGCAACTGAATCACTTGAACCAGCGGACGTAGCAGATGATGAAACGGCAATTATATTATATACATCAGGAACAACAGGGAATCCAAAGGGTGCCATGCTGTCCCACGGAAATGTTTATTCAAATGCACGTGACGTCTCTACCTATTTAGGGTATAGAGCTGACGATCGCATTATTGCAACATTACCAGTTTTCCACGTATTTGCATTAACGGTAGTTGTCAACGCACCTTTAATCAGTGGCGCAACCGTTTTACTTGCACCGCGCTTTAGTCCGAGTGAAATTTTCACATTGGCGAAGGAGCAACAGGCAACGGTATTTGCTGGTGTCCCAACGATGTATAACTTTTTACATTTATTACCTGATGGCAAGCCGGAAGATTTTTCGACAATTCGTTTAGCCATTTCAGGAGGCGCATCTTTACCTGTTGCACTATTACATAATTTCGAGCAGAAATTTAATGTACGTGTATCAGAGGGGTATGGCTTATCAGAAGCTTCACCTGTAACATGCTTCAATCCATTAGACAGAGAACGGAAAGCAGGCTCTATCGGTACATCTATTAACAACGTCGAAAATAGAGTCGTTGATATCAATGGAAGAGAAGTTCCTGTTGGTGAGGTTGGCGAGTTAGTCGTTCGTGGTCCAAACGTAATGAAAGGCTACTATAAAATGCCTGAAGAAACTGCGATGGCCATCCGTGATGGTTGGTTATACACAGGGGATCTTGCAAAAGTAGATGACGAAGGATATTTTTATATCGTTGATCGCAAAAAGGATATGATTATTGTTGGAGGCTATAACGTATACCCGAGAGAAGTCGAGGAAGTGTTGTTTGCTCATGACAATATCGTAGAGGCGGCAGTAGTGGGCTATCCAGACCTTAACTTCGGTGAAGCAGTTCATGCATATATTGTGCTCAAAGAAGGAACGGCTACTACAGCAGATGATATATTAGAGTACTGTGCAAAACATATGGTGAAATACAAAGTTCCGAAAGTTGTCGAAATCTTGGACGAGCTACCGAAAAATACAACAGGTAAAATTTTGCGTCGTTCTTTAAAAGCGACAACAGTATAA
- the yhfH gene encoding protein YhfH: MLENVVEFFKNLPAKQCTECGEKIEEQSECYSNTCEKCNCL, from the coding sequence ATGTTAGAAAACGTAGTTGAATTTTTCAAGAACTTACCTGCAAAACAATGCACGGAATGCGGTGAAAAGATCGAAGAACAAAGCGAATGCTACAGCAACACTTGTGAAAAATGTAACTGCCTATAA
- a CDS encoding ABC transporter ATP-binding protein, with protein sequence MPILQIKDVTKVYEGKVTHRALNQLSFEVEEGEFLAVMGPSGSGKTTLLNIISTIDEPTSGEIILDGMNPHKLNATELAYFRRRQLGFVFQDFNLLHMLTVEENIVLPLTLDQQPLEVMEERLADIIEKLDLASFLQKRPNEISGGQAQRTAIGRALIHNPSLILADEPTGNLDSNSSRDVLELLTKINKEKQTTIVMVTHDPIAASYCDRVLFIKDGEFFNEIYRDDRRQMFFQRILNVLSLLGGGQVGDLSTIRLP encoded by the coding sequence ATGCCTATTTTACAAATAAAAGATGTTACAAAAGTATACGAGGGAAAGGTTACACATCGTGCACTCAATCAATTAAGCTTTGAGGTTGAAGAAGGTGAGTTTTTAGCAGTAATGGGCCCATCGGGAAGTGGTAAAACTACGTTATTAAATATTATTTCTACGATTGACGAACCAACAAGTGGAGAAATCATTTTAGATGGCATGAACCCTCATAAGCTAAATGCTACTGAACTTGCTTATTTTAGAAGAAGACAGCTGGGCTTTGTTTTTCAGGATTTCAATTTATTGCATATGCTCACTGTCGAGGAAAATATCGTGTTACCATTAACGCTTGATCAGCAGCCATTAGAAGTAATGGAAGAGCGTCTTGCAGATATTATAGAAAAGCTTGATTTAGCTTCCTTTTTACAAAAACGTCCAAATGAAATTTCAGGTGGACAAGCACAGAGAACAGCGATAGGACGGGCATTGATTCATAACCCAAGCCTTATTTTAGCAGATGAACCGACGGGAAATTTGGATTCTAATTCTTCGCGTGATGTACTAGAACTATTAACAAAAATTAATAAGGAAAAACAAACGACAATTGTGATGGTGACCCATGACCCGATTGCAGCTAGTTATTGTGATCGCGTGCTATTTATTAAGGACGGGGAATTTTTCAATGAAATTTACCGAGATGACCGACGTCAAATGTTTTTCCAACGTATTTTAAATGTATTGAGCTTACTAGGAGGAGGGCAAGTAGGTGACCTTTCGACAATTCGCTTACCGTAA
- a CDS encoding ABC transporter permease, producing the protein MASFFSVAVFFIYSMLMFHPDIERGILGEVSLVGMIGAEIVLVLFTLFFLYYSMSAFLEARSHEFAILLHLGMEKRQMNKLVFLETMIIGAGSIIVGIIFGFSFSKFFFMIVREILHLEDLPLYVSWQPFLLTIGVFTSAFVVISFISVYFTRERKLRDLIKGNDYINSETSYSKVRATYGIALILATYVLAFIVSHTTMIGLTLLIPFSATFGTYYFFSDSVPFFLQIARGKRKFNWQRYRLLSLAEQTHIMRDNVKMFFVVTMVSTMAFLSVGVLATMSSYTTQYDRLNPLGLIYKGDSDNPYEATHINSLRIQLEEKGLSYHLSRFVVVKQTSSYTHNEVEVFRESDMNVLLSSFNYPLINLESGEAVFIPYSEESLKKLKNKEVQTVLEENSIPITIDSVYPKIVFPGSIVSVNSIVISDEDFVKLVKPITSKGVVQPSYHLFTFDIPQWMETKEIGKDIVEMASTEYFNNIKKGKHSPFYFENAGLNYSYILATYSLFTLVGVLVATVFLLAAGSFIYFKLHTSLEREKRKFDVLKRMGLTDIELKKLVNRHLFPQFFLPWSVAMMHSAFAFFMVQGILKDIANISIVKEVFFAFGFFVVIQVIYFYLIRWRYISHIRS; encoded by the coding sequence ATGGCGAGCTTTTTTTCCGTAGCTGTATTTTTTATCTATTCAATGCTGATGTTTCATCCAGATATTGAACGTGGCATTTTAGGAGAAGTATCGTTAGTCGGCATGATTGGTGCAGAAATCGTACTTGTTCTCTTTACATTGTTCTTTTTATATTATTCCATGAGTGCTTTTTTAGAGGCGAGATCACATGAGTTTGCTATTTTATTGCATCTTGGAATGGAAAAACGTCAAATGAACAAGCTTGTCTTTTTAGAAACAATGATTATCGGTGCGGGCTCTATTATTGTGGGCATTATTTTTGGCTTTTCATTTTCGAAGTTTTTCTTTATGATTGTTCGAGAAATTTTGCATTTAGAGGATTTACCGCTCTATGTTTCTTGGCAACCTTTTTTACTGACAATCGGTGTTTTTACTAGTGCGTTTGTCGTTATTTCTTTCATAAGCGTATATTTTACTCGTGAGAGAAAACTTCGCGATTTGATCAAGGGAAATGATTATATAAATAGCGAGACTAGCTATTCAAAGGTTCGTGCAACATATGGCATTGCTTTAATTTTAGCAACCTATGTGCTGGCATTTATCGTTTCTCATACGACAATGATTGGTCTTACGTTATTAATACCGTTCTCAGCAACTTTTGGAACTTACTATTTTTTTAGTGATTCAGTACCATTCTTTTTACAAATTGCACGTGGAAAACGTAAATTTAATTGGCAGCGCTATCGCCTCTTATCTTTAGCTGAACAAACACACATTATGAGGGATAATGTGAAAATGTTTTTCGTCGTAACGATGGTATCGACAATGGCATTTTTATCTGTTGGAGTATTGGCTACGATGTCCTCCTATACGACACAATACGATCGTTTAAATCCACTAGGTCTTATTTATAAAGGAGATAGCGATAACCCATATGAGGCTACGCACATTAATTCTCTACGCATCCAATTAGAGGAGAAGGGATTATCCTATCATTTATCCCGCTTTGTAGTTGTAAAGCAAACTTCCTCATATACACATAATGAGGTTGAGGTATTCCGAGAATCAGATATGAACGTCTTGTTATCCTCTTTTAACTATCCATTGATTAATCTAGAATCTGGAGAGGCAGTATTCATACCATATTCGGAAGAGTCTTTAAAAAAGCTTAAAAATAAAGAAGTTCAAACGGTTTTAGAAGAAAACTCTATACCTATTACGATAGATAGTGTATATCCTAAAATAGTATTCCCAGGATCAATAGTTAGTGTGAATTCTATTGTTATAAGTGATGAAGACTTTGTGAAACTTGTGAAGCCAATTACAAGTAAGGGTGTTGTGCAACCAAGCTATCATTTGTTTACTTTTGATATTCCGCAGTGGATGGAGACAAAAGAAATTGGTAAGGACATAGTTGAAATGGCATCAACTGAATATTTTAATAATATTAAGAAGGGCAAGCATAGCCCATTTTACTTTGAAAATGCAGGATTAAATTATTCTTATATACTAGCTACGTACTCATTATTTACATTAGTTGGTGTTTTAGTAGCGACTGTATTTTTACTAGCGGCTGGTAGTTTCATTTACTTTAAACTGCATACTTCCCTTGAACGAGAGAAGCGGAAATTTGATGTCTTAAAGCGAATGGGGTTAACAGACATAGAATTGAAAAAGCTGGTCAATCGCCATCTATTCCCGCAATTTTTCTTGCCGTGGAGTGTTGCTATGATGCATAGTGCCTTTGCCTTTTTTATGGTTCAAGGTATTTTAAAGGATATTGCTAATATTTCAATTGTTAAAGAAGTTTTCTTTGCATTTGGTTTTTTTGTTGTTATTCAAGTAATTTATTTTTACTTAATCCGTTGGCGATATATCTCACATATCCGTTCTTGA
- the cccB gene encoding cytochrome c551, giving the protein MKKAMLTLVFGSAIFLAACGGGGEKNNATGNNDTAAEPDGKAIAMKSCVSCHGGELQGMGNTPALNNVGSRLSEEEILDVINNGRGAMPAGLIKGADAEAVAKWLATQK; this is encoded by the coding sequence ATGAAAAAAGCAATGTTAACATTAGTGTTCGGTTCAGCAATTTTCTTAGCTGCATGTGGTGGCGGCGGAGAAAAAAATAATGCTACAGGTAATAACGATACGGCTGCTGAACCAGACGGTAAAGCTATCGCAATGAAATCATGCGTTTCTTGTCATGGTGGTGAGCTACAAGGTATGGGTAATACACCTGCACTAAACAATGTAGGTTCTCGCTTATCTGAAGAAGAAATTTTAGACGTGATTAACAATGGTCGTGGGGCAATGCCAGCTGGACTTATTAAAGGTGCAGACGCTGAAGCTGTTGCCAAATGGTTAGCAACTCAAAAATAA
- a CDS encoding VTT domain-containing protein encodes MGLIQELISFIMHIDVHLEEIIRDFGNWSYLILFAIVFVETGVVIFPFLPGDSLLFASGTLTAAMGAFDLWILIPVFLAAAILGDTMNYHIGHKVGTSIPPKSLLGRIVKKERMEAAEKFFNTHGGKTIVIARFMPFIRTFIPFVAGASKMHYSYFLLYNIVGAVLWVFSCTLLGYFFGNIPIIKDNFSVVLILIIFISVVPAVIGAFKSKFGK; translated from the coding sequence ATAGGACTCATTCAAGAGTTAATTAGTTTTATAATGCATATTGATGTGCATTTGGAAGAAATTATTCGTGATTTTGGTAATTGGAGTTATCTCATTCTATTTGCAATTGTGTTTGTCGAAACAGGTGTTGTCATTTTTCCATTTTTACCGGGTGATTCATTACTGTTCGCTAGTGGTACATTAACCGCAGCAATGGGAGCCTTTGATCTATGGATCCTAATTCCTGTATTTTTGGCTGCAGCAATTTTAGGGGATACAATGAATTATCATATTGGTCACAAAGTTGGTACTTCGATTCCACCTAAGAGCTTATTAGGCCGAATTGTTAAAAAGGAACGTATGGAGGCTGCGGAGAAGTTTTTCAACACGCATGGTGGGAAAACGATTGTTATTGCTCGATTCATGCCATTCATTCGTACGTTTATTCCATTTGTTGCAGGGGCAAGTAAGATGCATTATAGCTACTTTTTACTGTACAACATAGTAGGTGCAGTTTTATGGGTATTCAGCTGTACATTACTTGGTTATTTCTTTGGTAATATCCCAATTATTAAAGATAATTTCTCGGTAGTTCTTATTTTAATTATATTTATCTCAGTAGTACCAGCGGTTATTGGCGCTTTCAAATCTAAATTTGGGAAATAA
- a CDS encoding EAL and HDOD domain-containing protein, whose protein sequence is MEVFIGRQPIFNLHEQVVAYELLYRNKNENSFPNVDSDAATVDVLVNSFLSIGIDEVTKGKPCFVNFTENLLMSSIEEFLNPSQIVIEILEDVPLTPKLVERVIELKAHGFTIALDDFILNKDVQIYEKLFPHIDYIKVDFLFSSLLERMEIENMVKENFPHIKLLAEKVETQKQFKVAKHSGYELFQGYFFEQPQIIRAMDIPANAIQYFHIISLLKEEEPNVHLLAENIERDISLTYKLLKMINNSSRRSKSKVRSIKQAILLLGLANLRKWIYLLALREFDGKTDSDLFQELMRTSLFRAKVCEKLAKLSYKQNFSEYFLVGMFSLIDTILQRPMNAILQQLPFSEAITETILGGQTEMTPYLEFSIALGKLDWERLEQLAPQINIEMASIDLLYNEALEWAETSL, encoded by the coding sequence ATGGAAGTATTTATCGGAAGACAGCCAATCTTTAATCTTCACGAACAGGTCGTTGCGTATGAATTGTTGTATCGAAATAAAAATGAAAATTCATTTCCTAATGTCGATTCAGATGCTGCAACTGTGGATGTGTTAGTGAACTCATTTTTATCAATAGGTATCGACGAGGTGACGAAAGGGAAGCCTTGTTTTGTTAATTTTACGGAAAACTTGCTTATGAGTTCAATCGAAGAATTTTTAAATCCTTCGCAAATAGTAATTGAGATTTTAGAGGATGTACCACTAACACCGAAATTAGTTGAGCGTGTCATTGAGCTGAAGGCGCATGGATTTACAATAGCTTTAGATGATTTTATTTTAAACAAAGATGTACAAATATATGAAAAACTTTTCCCTCATATTGATTATATAAAAGTGGATTTTTTATTTTCCTCTTTGCTTGAACGAATGGAAATTGAAAATATGGTAAAAGAAAATTTCCCTCATATTAAATTGCTTGCTGAAAAAGTGGAAACACAAAAACAATTTAAAGTAGCTAAGCATTCAGGATATGAGTTATTCCAAGGCTATTTTTTTGAGCAGCCTCAAATCATTAGAGCAATGGATATACCTGCAAATGCTATTCAATATTTCCATATAATTTCTCTGTTAAAAGAAGAAGAGCCAAATGTTCATCTGTTAGCGGAAAATATTGAACGCGATATATCGTTAACGTATAAATTATTAAAAATGATTAATAATTCTAGTAGACGCTCAAAATCAAAAGTGCGTTCAATTAAGCAAGCTATTTTATTACTAGGTTTAGCAAATCTACGTAAGTGGATCTATTTATTAGCTTTGCGTGAATTTGATGGTAAAACGGATTCAGATCTTTTCCAAGAATTAATGCGTACATCATTGTTCAGAGCAAAAGTTTGTGAAAAATTAGCAAAGCTATCCTATAAGCAAAACTTTTCTGAGTATTTTTTAGTCGGAATGTTTTCATTAATTGATACGATCTTACAAAGACCGATGAATGCTATTTTGCAGCAATTACCTTTTTCAGAGGCGATTACGGAAACAATTTTAGGTGGACAAACCGAGATGACACCATATTTAGAGTTTAGTATTGCCCTAGGTAAACTAGATTGGGAACGTCTAGAGCAATTAGCACCTCAAATTAATATTGAAATGGCAAGTATTGATCTTTTATATAATGAAGCTTTAGAATGGGCAGAAACATCATTATAA